The DNA window GCTGCAGTGCAGAGGCCCTCTCCGTGATGCTGGAAGCATCACATAAACGGATCCTGCCCCACCCTCGGAGCCCTTGTTCCAAGTCTCCTTGTCCCcgttctttaaaaaataccaggaatgggccgggcacagtggctcacgcctgtaatcccagcactttgggaggccgaggcgggtggatgacgaggtcatgagattgaaaccatcctggctaacacggtgaaaccccgactctactaaaaatacaaaaaattagccaagcgtggtggcaggcgcctgtattcacagctactggagaggctgaggcaggagaatggtgtgaacctgggaggtggagcttgcagtgagctgagatcgcaccactgcactccagcctgggcgacagagcaagactccatctcaaaaacaacaacaacaaaccaggaatgggctgggcatggtggctcatgcttataatcccagcactttgggaggccaaggtgggcagatcacgaggtcaggagttcaagaccagcctggccaacatagcgaaaccgtctctactaaaaatacaaaagattagctgaggccggacgcagtggctcacacctgtaatcccagcactttgggaggccgaggcaggccggatcagctgaggtcaggaatttgagaccagcctggccaacattgggaaaccttgtctctactaaaaatgcaaaaattatctgggcatggtggtgcatgcctgtagtcccagctactctactcgggaggctgaggcaggagaatggcttgaacctgggaggtggagcttgcagtgagccgagatcgtgccactgcactccagcctgggtgacagagtgagactccatctcaaaaacaaacaaacaaacaagaatgcTGTGCAGAGCAGGGAGTATGAGGGACAAAACCAGCACTATCTGGCCCTTCTTTCCCCAGCTCTCCCACTCATCCTTGCCACATCTCCTGCTGCTCCTGAGTCCCATCTGTCACCCCAGCCTGGACACTAAGGGGAAAGAGAACCAGGAAGAGTGAGAGCATATGAGAGCACAGTTGCACCAGGTAAAGGAGGAGAGGCCAGGTTCCCACTGCCTGCAAAAGAAGTCCTTTCTGCCTCCCTGGAACATTGTGTGGCTCCATCTGAGCCTGACCTGTCCTTCTGCTCCTGGATGGCTGGGTGCAGGGATCACATTTCCAGCAAGTAACACAAATGGCCCCAGAAACCTTAGCTGTCTTTTCTGTCTGCAATACTTCAGTGAAACAGAAAGGCACCTGGTGCTGACTCGTGAAGTCGCCGTAAACTCCGTTACTATAAAGGGAACACTACCATCATTTGACATTTTTGGAAGTGGGCAGTGTGTGTGTGAACAAGCATGTGATCCACCAGTCCTCAGGGAAGCAGAAACACCCACAGGGCAGGGGACTGCTGTCACCCTCATCTGGTTCACCTGCTCCCCCCACCTCCATGCAGGCTTCCGGAGAGCTTGCGGTAGTTTTAGAATTGAGCTTCCCGCACCTCCCTGTAGCACCCCATTTCACCCCATTCTCTCCCTAGAAGTGGGATGAGACTCCACTACTGAGTAGAGGAGACAGAGAAGCACCATGTATCTTCCTGTGCCAAGGAAGAGTCACACCACCGACCTCAAGGGCAGCTGTCTGCCCACAATGAAGTCGTGGGGTCCCCATGGCTGTGGGGGGTGGGCAACACCTCCCCCAAGCAAGGGTGAGCTAGGTGGTCATTGCCGCCCCTACTAACATAACCCAGACCCAGAGCAGCAATTTCAGATCCTAGGAAACATCTCCCgtgcagacacacaaacacacggaGTGAATGCGGCATCCCACAAATGGGCCCTTTATTTCTGAACTGCCACCACTGCACGGATAAGGCCACTTGGGTTGCAGGCACACTGTGGAGTGTCAGGGGACAGAGAGGAGAGGGGCTGCACACCAAGACTGCCCTGTCCTCACGGAGAGGAAAAGCGGCCGCAGAAGAGAATCCCGTTGGTCTTGCTGTGCTGgatgaagaaaaggaaggggTGGTCGGCGCAGAAGCGGGGGACGAATCTGGCACACCGCATCATCATGATGGCAGCTGTGGCGGCTGCAGCCTCCGTGCCTTCCTCATTGACCTCCACAAAAGACTTGTGCACGACCTTGGACAGAGACAGGTCTGTCTGGGACATTCCAGAGAAGTCTGCCTTGCCCAGCTCGAAGGCATCAGTCATGCCCAGGTTGCGCAGGACACTCTCCATGTCGTAGCTTTCCTCTAGTTTAAACCGCGGGAGGGACACTTCCACCTCCTCTTCATCCATCATGTCCAGCCTCGTCCATTCTACGAACTTCTCGTAAGTGAGTTCTTTCTCCACCTAGAGGGAGACAGTTGAAGACTTTAAGACCCAGGGTGCTGCTGCCCAGCAGGGCCCTGTGCTATGCTGTGGATGCCAGACACCAGTGGCAGCGTGGCTATGGTCAGCAGCGCTCCAGTGTTAAACGGCTGACCGCAAAGTAGGGACAGCAGCCACAGCAGACACCCCCGAGTGGCTCCTTGCTAGCACGCCTCGCTCACAGCTTAGCTGTTACCGTTCTCAAGTCAGTGGTCTCGTCCGGAAGCATGATGATCATATTCAGTTCCTTGCCAACATATGGAAGCACCAAGATTTGGGTAAATATTTCTCCTATATAGGTCTTCTTAAAAGTAGATTGCTTAAACATCATTTGCACAGGTTTCTCCTCATTCtacaaagaaaacagataaacatCAAGTTGAAACAAGACCCCACTGACACATGGGACAAATGTGTCGGAGCTGGCCACTCTCTGCAGGGAGAAACGCAGCTCGGTTTCTCCCCAGCTTCCAGAACACCCGGCAGCGCCTGCTCTGCCATCTTCATTACCTCAACCTCCAGAAACTGGGGTGCCCAGGGCCCAAACCCAACGTGTCTTTCCTCTCATTGATCGCATTCAGTCTCATGGCTTTAAACACAATATCACACCAAATTTacctcccgcctgggcctctgCCCTGTCCTTGGGCCTCCTGCATTTTACTGCCCACCTGCACCTATGTTTGGACATAAAAGAAACTCCCAGCGCCACCTGTAATGCGGCACTCCGTAGATCCTCCAAGTCGGCTCTGTCTACTGCAACTCTGCCCATCTCAGCTGAGGGCAGTGCCACTGTCCAGTGGTCAAAAGCCCTGGAGTGCCCCTGACTCCTGTCTTTCTCTCACACCCTGTGTCTGACTCACTGGCAAATTATATTGGCTCTACCTCGAGAATATAACAAAATCTGACctgttccttctgcctctgcTGCTACCAGCCTAGCCCTGGAATATTGTGATAATATGATTGTGATTGTTCCCAGCACAGTGGCCAGAGGGGCCCGGTAGAACCTAAGGCAGATCACATTGTTCTTTGGCTGGACACCCTTCCCTGGCTCCCCATTTACTCGGAGCAGGAGCTGAAAGTCCCTAAAAAGCCTGGAATTGTGATAAGAGCTCGTCCCCAGTTCCCTCTCCCTTTGCTTATCTGCTACAGTCACAGAGGCCTCCTCACTGCACTGCCAGCAAACCCAGTTCATCTCATCTCTACGCAGTAAGCTTGTCCTCCAGAACCTGGAGAGTGAACTTCTGCCTCTTTACGGTCTTTGTTCAAAAACCACCTTGGCAGAGAAGCTGTCCTTGATAGATCTTACCTGACCCTACACTCCCACCCCAAACACAGATTCCTATCCCCTCCCTTGGTATGTCTCTGTACCATTTACCACTGTCTAATATGctcctattttcttatttatgctTGCTGTCTCTCCCCCAAGAAAACATAAGCTTCACCAGGGCAAGCATGCTTTGCTTGTTTTGTGCATGGCTGAAAAATACCTAGCACCATGCCTGATACATAGAAGACACTCAGTCaggttaggcatggtggctcatgcctgtaatcccaccattttgggaggctgaggcagacggatcacctgaggtcaggaaatcgagaccagcctggccaacatggtgaaaccccacctctactaaaaatagaaaaattagctgggcatggtggtgcgctcctgtaatcccagctactcgggaggctgaggtaggagaatcacttgaacccgggaggcagaggttgcagtgacccaagattgcaccgctgcactccagcctgggagacagaccgagactccatctcaaaaaaaaaaaaaaaaaggcactcaGTCAATCTCTGctgaataaatgataaatgcataAACGAATTAATGAGCTGGGATGCTAAAAAGGCCAGGCAACATTTACACATCTCACCAGAAAAAACTGCACTGGTCACCAACCCCAGCCAGCCAATGAGAAAGACTGGAGGCCAGGAACCACACCCCATCCAACAATCCCCCTCAGTTCCTGACTCGGAGCTGCTCCTGTGAGTTGAGTAAATACCCTGCAATAGGCACAGTCAAAGACGCCGTATGGTCCCCAGTCTCTGGTGTAGCACATTCTTCTGTgttaaatggaataaataaaatacactgcGGCGGCAGCTTTCTGCTTTCACGTGGTAGAGGCTCGCCTGGGCTGGCCCTTAGCCTTTGGCTAGAGCAGTCTCCTGGGCCTCGGCTGCCCCACTCATTTCCTTGGCCAGCAGTAGGCATGTTTCTTCCATAACTGACCAGACAGGAACTATTTTCCGGTTTGTGGCTACATGTACCATCTCCGTCACAACGACTCAGCTGTTGTTACAGGAtgaaataagtaagtaaataagcatgggccaggcgtggtggctcacgcctgtaatcccagcactgtgggaggcccgggcaggtggatcacctgaggtcaggagttcgagaccaacctgaccaacatggtgaaaccccgtctctactaaaaatgcaaaaattagccgggcatagtggcacacacctgtaatcccagctactcaagaggccacggcaggagaatcacctgaacccgggaggcggaggctgcagtgttccgagatggcaccactgcactccagcctgggcaacaagagagaaactctgtcttggaaaaaataaaaaataaaaaaaaaaaataagcat is part of the Homo sapiens chromosome 6, GRCh38.p14 Primary Assembly genome and encodes:
- the SERPINB6 gene encoding serpin B6 isoform X4 translates to MSCPCKQNFLHILSFNKSGGGGDIHQGFQSLLTEVNKTGTQYLLRMANRLFGEKSCDFLSSFRDSCQKFYQAEMEELDFISAVEKSRKHINTWVAEKTEGKIAELLSPGSVDPLTRLVLVNAVYFRGNWDEQFDKENTEERLFKVSKNEEKPVQMMFKQSTFKKTYIGEIFTQILVLPYVGKELNMIIMLPDETTDLRTVEKELTYEKFVEWTRLDMMDEEEVEVSLPRFKLEESYDMESVLRNLGMTDAFELGKADFSGMSQTDLSLSKVVHKSFVEVNEEGTEAAAATAAIMMMRCARFVPRFCADHPFLFFIQHSKTNGILFCGRFSSP